From one Anoplolepis gracilipes chromosome 8, ASM4749672v1, whole genome shotgun sequence genomic stretch:
- the LOC140669002 gene encoding leucine-rich repeat-containing protein 58 yields the protein MENYTSDSSDSDSSSRTLDLSYLSLNDEIMDKQFLNAKCPEHVDTLLLSQNRLANLPISISRFTSLNSLDISNCGLTKLPNFWENCPLTCLIAKHNNLTNNGLAKDFENLVNLRELNLSGNRLTEFPNQVLDLTVLRYLYLGGNHINEITKDIWKLQRLRILSMGDNRLTEVPSTLGELKALQALVLCDNMLESLPSSIANLTNLKTLSLHKNRLRTLPTEIITLKCLTELSLRDNPLVVRFVSDMTHNPPSLLELAARVIKTSDVCYDDESLPRNLVQYLNSAHHCVNPKCKGVFFNNRVEHIKFVDFCGKYRLPLLQYLCSSKCIESRDSDEELVSGAMIRKVLLG from the exons ATGGAAAACTACACTTCGGATTCCAGCGATTCGGATTCTAGTTCAAGAACGTTGGATCTGTCCTATCTTTCACTGAACGATGAAATAATGGATAAGCAATTCCTTAATGCCAAGTGTCCGGAACACGTGGACACTTTATTGTTGAGCCAGAACCGTCTCGCAAATCTTCCTATCAGTATCAGCAGGTTTACCAGCCTGAATTCCCTTGATATTTCGAACTGTGGTCTTACCAAATTACCAAATTTTTGGGAAAATTGCCCTTTGACTTGTTTAATCGCAAAACACAACAACCTGACTAATAATGGATTGGCTAAAGATTTCGAAAATTTGGTCAATTTGAGGGAACTGAATTTGAGCGGCAATAGGCTTACGGAATTTCCTAACCAGGTGCTCGATCTCACTGTTTTAAGATACCTTTACTTGGGTGGTAATCATATCAATGAGATTACTAAAGATATCTGGAAACTACAAAG GTTACGAATTTTGTCGATGGGAGACAATAGATTAACAGAGGTGCCGTCCACTCTCGGTGAACTGAAAGCCCTGCAAGCTCTTGTGCTTTGTGATAATATGCTGGAGAGCTTGCCAAGCTCGATAGCTAATTTAACGAACTTAAAAACTTTATCACTTCATAAGAACAGGCTGCGGACATTACCTACCGaaataataacattgaaaTGTCTAACCGAG TTATCTCTTCGAGATAATCCGCTGGTGGTGAGATTCGTATCCGATATGACGCACAATCCGCCATCGTTATTGGAATTAGCGGCACGTGTCATCAAGACCAGTGACGTTTGTTACGACGATGAGAGTTTACCACGCAACCTAGTGCAGTACCTTAACAGTGCTCACCATTGTGTCAATCCTAAATGCAAAG gagtttttttcaataatcgggTGGAGCACATCAAGTTTGTCGATTTCTGTGGCAAGTATCGTTTACCGTTgctacaatatttatgtagCAGCAAGTGCATCGAATCACGCGATAGTGACGAGGAGCTCGTGAGCGGCGCCATGATTAGGAAGGTACTTCTCGGCTAA
- the Mldr gene encoding mitochondrial ribonuclease P catalytic subunit isoform X2 produces the protein MDICTQNFQIDTAIAYFKFLRENNFPLNVAVIGKYLRLYFLKRDSLTDTDKMEIVETYDALKKQHPYLDSITAQHCIVSLCLTNQWEKTYEIMEMLKITSNPGTSVYSALAGAAFKNGKSDIAWKTLLEMTLHRLIPQNIVYTSHLEYCELKGIKVFNDGMEQMFKFWGEHSIRPYTRIINAYINTATKYGWSVAPTTISTEGCCRICGHSLMEITFSEKSFRDLAESVMNKVIIGSDIYCKTNPRELHRFKKFIEDTKPYDIVIDGLNMTYIQNNYTPILQTLVEVIEYFSKCKKKILVLTRKHQKKLPIFKYIEQHALVFLTDNLSADDPYILYATMSSGKNTKFVSLDLMRQHKHSLKDLHLQREFKKWQCSHQYFVRKTKTDIHIQEPSVYLPTAQKNGDCWHVPYVNDDFTYAESFEFPDKWYCLKYKDKNK, from the exons ATGGACATATGCactcaaaattttcaaatagataCAGCTATTgcatatttcaaatttctgAGAGAAAACAATTTTCCTCTGAATGTGGCAGTGATCGGAAAGTATCTGAGACTCTACTTTCTGAAACGCGACTCCTTGACCGATACAGATAAAATGGAAATTGTAGAAACATATGACGCTTTAAAAAAGCAACATCCATATCTGGATTCTATTACAGCTCAACATTGTATAGTAAGTTTGTGCTTAACAAATCAGTGGGAAAAAACATATGAAATAATGGAAATGCTAAAGATTACTAGCAATCCAGGTACATCTGTATATTCTGCATTAGCTGGTGCAGCatttaaaaatggaaaatctgACATTGCATGGAAAACATTATTAGAAATGACATTACACAGATTAATTccacaaaatattgtatatacgtcGCATCTGGAATATTGTGaattaaaaggaataaaagtttttaatgatGGAATGGAACAGATGTTTAAGTTTTGGGGTGAACACAGTATAAGGCCGTATACTCgtattataaatgcatatattaatacagCTACCAAATATGGTTGGTCTGTAGCACCTACAACTATCTCCACCGA AGGGTGTTGTAGAATTTGTGGTCATTCCTTGATGGAAATAACATTTAGTGAAAAATCTTTTCGAGACCTGGCTGAATCTGTAATGAACAAAGTGATTATAGGATCGGATATTTATTGCAAGACTAATCCACGAGAATtacatagatttaaaaaatttattgaggACACTAAACCCTATGACATAGTGATTGATGGACTCAATATGACTtacattcaaaataattatacacctATATTACAAAcg ctGGTTGAAGTGATTGAATACTTcagtaaatgtaaaaaaaaaatacttgtgtTAACACGGAAACATCAAAAGAAGCTgccaattttcaaatacatagAGCAGCATGCACTTGTCTTTTTGACAGACAACTT gtCTGCTGATGATCCTTATATACTCTATGCAACTATGTCAAGTggcaaaaatacaaaatttgtgTCACTTGATTTAATGCGACAACATAAGCACTCTTTAAAAGATCTGCACTTGCAAAGAGAATTTAAGAAATGGCAATGCTCgcatcaatattttgttagaaaGACTAAAACTGACATACATATCCAGGAACCTTCCGTTTATTTACCGACAGCGCAAAAAAATGGGGACTGCTGGCATGTGCCTTATGTCAACGATGATTTTACTTACGCAGAATCGTTTGAATTCCCAGATAAATGGTACTGTTTAAAgtacaaagataaaaataaatga
- the Mldr gene encoding mitochondrial ribonuclease P catalytic subunit isoform X1: MAVFCKIYRPLWSWHCKFYRSTYFYLNQISNTRKAIPINIIITENADLCEKINRNPSNAEWLNIREKFLQHQQITPAIIDSTIMDICTQNFQIDTAIAYFKFLRENNFPLNVAVIGKYLRLYFLKRDSLTDTDKMEIVETYDALKKQHPYLDSITAQHCIVSLCLTNQWEKTYEIMEMLKITSNPGTSVYSALAGAAFKNGKSDIAWKTLLEMTLHRLIPQNIVYTSHLEYCELKGIKVFNDGMEQMFKFWGEHSIRPYTRIINAYINTATKYGWSVAPTTISTEGCCRICGHSLMEITFSEKSFRDLAESVMNKVIIGSDIYCKTNPRELHRFKKFIEDTKPYDIVIDGLNMTYIQNNYTPILQTLVEVIEYFSKCKKKILVLTRKHQKKLPIFKYIEQHALVFLTDNLSADDPYILYATMSSGKNTKFVSLDLMRQHKHSLKDLHLQREFKKWQCSHQYFVRKTKTDIHIQEPSVYLPTAQKNGDCWHVPYVNDDFTYAESFEFPDKWYCLKYKDKNK, from the exons ATGGCAGTGTTCTGCAAAATATATCGACCACTATGGTCCTGGCATTGTAAGTTTTATAGAAgcacatatttttacttaaaccAAATTTCTAATACTAGAAAAGCCATTcctataaacattattatcacAGAAAATGCAGATCTCTGTGagaaaataaacagaaatCCATCAAACGCAGAATGGTTGAATATAcgagaaaaatttcttcaacATCAACAAATCACTCCAGCTATTATAGATTCCACAATTATGGACATATGCactcaaaattttcaaatagataCAGCTATTgcatatttcaaatttctgAGAGAAAACAATTTTCCTCTGAATGTGGCAGTGATCGGAAAGTATCTGAGACTCTACTTTCTGAAACGCGACTCCTTGACCGATACAGATAAAATGGAAATTGTAGAAACATATGACGCTTTAAAAAAGCAACATCCATATCTGGATTCTATTACAGCTCAACATTGTATAGTAAGTTTGTGCTTAACAAATCAGTGGGAAAAAACATATGAAATAATGGAAATGCTAAAGATTACTAGCAATCCAGGTACATCTGTATATTCTGCATTAGCTGGTGCAGCatttaaaaatggaaaatctgACATTGCATGGAAAACATTATTAGAAATGACATTACACAGATTAATTccacaaaatattgtatatacgtcGCATCTGGAATATTGTGaattaaaaggaataaaagtttttaatgatGGAATGGAACAGATGTTTAAGTTTTGGGGTGAACACAGTATAAGGCCGTATACTCgtattataaatgcatatattaatacagCTACCAAATATGGTTGGTCTGTAGCACCTACAACTATCTCCACCGA AGGGTGTTGTAGAATTTGTGGTCATTCCTTGATGGAAATAACATTTAGTGAAAAATCTTTTCGAGACCTGGCTGAATCTGTAATGAACAAAGTGATTATAGGATCGGATATTTATTGCAAGACTAATCCACGAGAATtacatagatttaaaaaatttattgaggACACTAAACCCTATGACATAGTGATTGATGGACTCAATATGACTtacattcaaaataattatacacctATATTACAAAcg ctGGTTGAAGTGATTGAATACTTcagtaaatgtaaaaaaaaaatacttgtgtTAACACGGAAACATCAAAAGAAGCTgccaattttcaaatacatagAGCAGCATGCACTTGTCTTTTTGACAGACAACTT gtCTGCTGATGATCCTTATATACTCTATGCAACTATGTCAAGTggcaaaaatacaaaatttgtgTCACTTGATTTAATGCGACAACATAAGCACTCTTTAAAAGATCTGCACTTGCAAAGAGAATTTAAGAAATGGCAATGCTCgcatcaatattttgttagaaaGACTAAAACTGACATACATATCCAGGAACCTTCCGTTTATTTACCGACAGCGCAAAAAAATGGGGACTGCTGGCATGTGCCTTATGTCAACGATGATTTTACTTACGCAGAATCGTTTGAATTCCCAGATAAATGGTACTGTTTAAAgtacaaagataaaaataaatga
- the LOC140668999 gene encoding proto-oncogene tyrosine-protein kinase ROS-like isoform X1 translates to MTTGGIILCALLEILIIKEVVMQAPLQDNLENFISVFSKIPEQHFPQNMDISEVEYPKFFPMERFPMGTFPMGFRISIGGMSIKNEDPSANIDTSVTTEFDKFKKLESNRKNLQIFSNMDRRFSIDDMSIKNEVSKDPPTTTPTSTSTSTSTTTTKSVHVINMHYVLTVPGMPIIKKLYDSVIQLYWEPSKTIDHLQISYQLEGFVDNCKGDNKIEKNKHWNLYYNGTNNYWIIPKNMNQKYQFRVRARNVYGVISAWNQSGVIDLTEVTRGILTTQHYLTLILNIITVIIIIMLICFIIYNYFFSTYRQKQRKNNRAAIPSLTLAELAAFREASDRNFVQSNIYVSTLQYASDYSALPEIKQEQITLGNSIGSSMFGYIFQGKMKKSEGSDTVSVAIKTLGKDASTRQKTKLLQEAKLMNQLQHKHVLKLLGVCFDVDPPLLVLELMEAGDLLNYLRDSHFMQLTDSTHALRLQDLLAMCEDVARGCCYLEEIHFVHRNLACRNCFVSTKNVEDRVIKIGNFGFAKDIYEDGYYQEEEDLLPVRWMPPESLIDGIFNSQSDVWAFGVLMWEVTTLGQQPYFTKTNIEVMDYLRAGGRLSKPFNCPSTLYELMLRCWSAADARPSFKVCLETIVALRNNVDNVIINPINVGLTAYECSWKDNSSEKGRDNQLSYQSLNNDTGITTIDVDHIYERLRCTSLISDQNLANKTVNKDLIKAIC, encoded by the exons atgactaCAGGAGGAATAATATTATGCGCGTTGttagaaatattgataatcaaGGAAGTAGTCATGCAGGCGCCTCTGCAAGACAatctcgaaaattttatttctgttttttcgAAGATTCCAGAACAGCACTTTCCACAG AACATGGATATTTCCGAGGTTGAATATCCAAAATTCTTTCCTATGGAAAGATTTCCTATGGGAACATTTCCTATGGGTTTTAGAATATCTATAGGCGGTAtgtctataaaaaatgaagatcCATCCGCAAATATTGATACTTCTGTAACAAcagaatttgataaatttaaaaagctcGAATCTAACCGCaagaatttacaaatattttcgaatatgGACAGAAGATTCTCTATAGACGATAtgtctataaaaaatgaagTCAGCAAAGATCCACCTACAACTACTCCTACTTCTACTTCTACTTCTACTTCTACGACCACAACAAAATCTGTCCATGTCATAAATATgc ATTATGTTTTGACCGTTCCTGGGATGCCTATTATAAAGAAACTTTACGATTCTGTGATTCAATTATACTGGGAACCTTCTAAAACTATTGACCATTTGCAAATTTCGTATCAATTGGAAGGTTTCGTTGATAATTGTAAGGGTGACAATAAAATCGAGAAGAACAAGCACtggaatttatattacaatggGACGAATAATTATTGGATAATTCCTAAGAACATGAATCAGAAATACCAATTTCGCGTGCGAGCTAGAAACGTTTATGGGGTTATATCGGCTTGGAATCAATCAGGTGTGATTGATTTAACAGAAGTTACCAGAGGAATATTGACTACACAACATTacttaacattaatattaaacatcatcacggtcattattataataatgctgATATgctttattatctataattattttttct cAACATATCGACAAAAACAACGGAAAAACAACAGAGCTGCAATTCCATCTTTAACATTGGCCGAATTAGCGGCTTTTCGCGAAGCATCTGATAGGAACTTTGTTCAATCTAATATATACGTTTCTACATTACAATATGCTTCGGATTATTCCGCATTGCCTGAAATCAAACAAGAGCAAATCACACTAGGAAATTCTATAGGAAGCAGCATGTTCGGATat atatttcaaggaaaaatgaaaaagtcaGAAGGATCGGACACAGTGTCCGTTGCCATAAAAACACTAGGAAAAGATGCCTCGACGCGACAGAAAACGAAACTCTTACAAGAAGCCAAGCTTATGAATCAGCTTCAACACAAACATGTGTTAAAATTGCTCGGCGTCTGCTTTGACGTAGATCCACCATTACTTGTGTTGGAATTAATGGAGGCCGGTGACCTGTTGAACTATTTGAGAGATAGTCACTTTATGCAACTTACAGATTCTACGCATGCTTTGCGCTTGCAAGACTTGCTCGCCATGTGCGAAGATGTTGCGCGCGGCTGTTGCTATTTAGAAGAAATACATTTCGTGCACAGAAATCTGGCATGTCGAAATTGTTTCGTATCCACGAAAAATGTTGAGGACCGCGTTATTAAAATTGGTAACTTCGGTTTCGctaaagatatttatgaaGATGGCTATTACCAG gaAGAAGAAGATCTGCTTCCTGTTCGTTGGATGCCACCGGAATCTTTAATAGatggaatatttaattcaCAGAGCGATGTTTGGGCATTTGGGGTGCTAATGTGGGAAGTTACGACGTTAGGCCAACAACCCTATTTTACTAAAACTAATATTGAAGTAATGGATTACTTGCGCGCGGGTGGCAGACTATCGAAACCCTTCAATTGTCCATCGACATTATATGAATTGATGTTGCGTTGCTGGAGCGCAGCGGATGCCAGACCGAGTTTCAAAGTTTGTCTCGAAACTATTGTTGCTTTGAGAAACAACGTAGACAATGTGATAATAAATCCTATAAATGTTGGATTAACTGCCTATg aaTGCTCTTGGAAGGACAACAGTTCTGAGAAAGGCCGAGACAATCAACTTTCTTACCAAAGTTTAAACAATGACACCGGAATCACAACAATAGATGTTGATCATATTTACGAACGTTTACGATGTACTTCGTTAATCTCAGATCAGAACTTGGCGAACAAAACTGTCAACAAAGATTTGATAAAAGCAATCTGTTGA
- the LOC140668999 gene encoding proto-oncogene tyrosine-protein kinase ROS-like isoform X2: MTTGGIILCALLEILIIKEVVMQAPLQDNLENFISVFSKIPEQHFPQNMDISEVEYPKFFPMERFPMGTFPMGFRISIGGMSIKNEDPSANIDTSVTTEFDKFKKLESNRKNLQIFSNMDRRFSIDDMSIKNEVSKDPPTTTPTSTSTSTSTTTTKSVHVINMHYVLTVPGMPIIKKLYDSVIQLYWEPSKTIDHLQISYQLEGFVDNCKGDNKIEKNKHWNLYYNGTNNYWIIPKNMNQKYQFRVRARNVYGVISAWNQSGVIDLTEVTRGILTTQHYLTLILNIITVIIIIMLICFIIYNYFFSTYRQKQRKNNRAAIPSLTLAELAAFREASDRNFVQSNIYVSTLQYASDYSALPEIKQEQITLGNSIGSSMFGYIFQGKMKKSEGSDTVSVAIKTLGKDASTRQKTKLLQEAKLMNQLQHKHVLKLLGVCFDVDPPLLVLELMEAGDLLNYLRDSHFMQLTDSTHALRLQDLLAMCEDVARGCCYLEEIHFVHRNLACRNCFVSTKNVEDRVIKIGNFGFAKDIYEDGYYQSDVWAFGVLMWEVTTLGQQPYFTKTNIEVMDYLRAGGRLSKPFNCPSTLYELMLRCWSAADARPSFKVCLETIVALRNNVDNVIINPINVGLTAYECSWKDNSSEKGRDNQLSYQSLNNDTGITTIDVDHIYERLRCTSLISDQNLANKTVNKDLIKAIC; the protein is encoded by the exons atgactaCAGGAGGAATAATATTATGCGCGTTGttagaaatattgataatcaaGGAAGTAGTCATGCAGGCGCCTCTGCAAGACAatctcgaaaattttatttctgttttttcgAAGATTCCAGAACAGCACTTTCCACAG AACATGGATATTTCCGAGGTTGAATATCCAAAATTCTTTCCTATGGAAAGATTTCCTATGGGAACATTTCCTATGGGTTTTAGAATATCTATAGGCGGTAtgtctataaaaaatgaagatcCATCCGCAAATATTGATACTTCTGTAACAAcagaatttgataaatttaaaaagctcGAATCTAACCGCaagaatttacaaatattttcgaatatgGACAGAAGATTCTCTATAGACGATAtgtctataaaaaatgaagTCAGCAAAGATCCACCTACAACTACTCCTACTTCTACTTCTACTTCTACTTCTACGACCACAACAAAATCTGTCCATGTCATAAATATgc ATTATGTTTTGACCGTTCCTGGGATGCCTATTATAAAGAAACTTTACGATTCTGTGATTCAATTATACTGGGAACCTTCTAAAACTATTGACCATTTGCAAATTTCGTATCAATTGGAAGGTTTCGTTGATAATTGTAAGGGTGACAATAAAATCGAGAAGAACAAGCACtggaatttatattacaatggGACGAATAATTATTGGATAATTCCTAAGAACATGAATCAGAAATACCAATTTCGCGTGCGAGCTAGAAACGTTTATGGGGTTATATCGGCTTGGAATCAATCAGGTGTGATTGATTTAACAGAAGTTACCAGAGGAATATTGACTACACAACATTacttaacattaatattaaacatcatcacggtcattattataataatgctgATATgctttattatctataattattttttct cAACATATCGACAAAAACAACGGAAAAACAACAGAGCTGCAATTCCATCTTTAACATTGGCCGAATTAGCGGCTTTTCGCGAAGCATCTGATAGGAACTTTGTTCAATCTAATATATACGTTTCTACATTACAATATGCTTCGGATTATTCCGCATTGCCTGAAATCAAACAAGAGCAAATCACACTAGGAAATTCTATAGGAAGCAGCATGTTCGGATat atatttcaaggaaaaatgaaaaagtcaGAAGGATCGGACACAGTGTCCGTTGCCATAAAAACACTAGGAAAAGATGCCTCGACGCGACAGAAAACGAAACTCTTACAAGAAGCCAAGCTTATGAATCAGCTTCAACACAAACATGTGTTAAAATTGCTCGGCGTCTGCTTTGACGTAGATCCACCATTACTTGTGTTGGAATTAATGGAGGCCGGTGACCTGTTGAACTATTTGAGAGATAGTCACTTTATGCAACTTACAGATTCTACGCATGCTTTGCGCTTGCAAGACTTGCTCGCCATGTGCGAAGATGTTGCGCGCGGCTGTTGCTATTTAGAAGAAATACATTTCGTGCACAGAAATCTGGCATGTCGAAATTGTTTCGTATCCACGAAAAATGTTGAGGACCGCGTTATTAAAATTGGTAACTTCGGTTTCGctaaagatatttatgaaGATGGCTATTACCAG AGCGATGTTTGGGCATTTGGGGTGCTAATGTGGGAAGTTACGACGTTAGGCCAACAACCCTATTTTACTAAAACTAATATTGAAGTAATGGATTACTTGCGCGCGGGTGGCAGACTATCGAAACCCTTCAATTGTCCATCGACATTATATGAATTGATGTTGCGTTGCTGGAGCGCAGCGGATGCCAGACCGAGTTTCAAAGTTTGTCTCGAAACTATTGTTGCTTTGAGAAACAACGTAGACAATGTGATAATAAATCCTATAAATGTTGGATTAACTGCCTATg aaTGCTCTTGGAAGGACAACAGTTCTGAGAAAGGCCGAGACAATCAACTTTCTTACCAAAGTTTAAACAATGACACCGGAATCACAACAATAGATGTTGATCATATTTACGAACGTTTACGATGTACTTCGTTAATCTCAGATCAGAACTTGGCGAACAAAACTGTCAACAAAGATTTGATAAAAGCAATCTGTTGA
- the Tapdelta gene encoding translocon-associated protein subunit delta has translation MNKIVFAYALASVFISVAFATTDKICQKPEIVASSYVTEDATVLTNVAFTMQFVLKCSDGVKGISLYAEVEGKLLPAARLSADNKYQISWTEDIKKARSGDYYIKLYDGDKYNAVRKAIRNGEDTDSVNPLAVVVLNNPGVYLGPWVNSEFLAAFLASFVSYSAFSAKYKLLA, from the exons ATGAACAAGATTGTATTCGCGTACGCGTTAGCGAGCGTATTTATTTCCGTGGCTTTTGCCACGACAGACAAGATCTGTCAAAAGCCTGAGATCGTCGCCTCGTCGTACGTGACAGAAGACGCGACGGTTCTTACGAACGTCGCCTTCACCATGCAATTCGTCTTAAAATGCAGCGACGGTGTAAAGGGAATCAGTCTTTACGCCGAGGTCGAGGGCAAGTTATTACCGGCGGCTAGATTGAGTgctgataataaatatcag ATATCTTGGACAGAAGATATAAAGAAAGCGAGATCTGGCGATtactacataaaattatatgacgGAGATAAATACAACGCTGTTCGCAAAGCGATAAGGAATGGAGAGGATACAGACAGTGTGAATCCCTTGGCTGTGGTTGTTCTCAACAATCCGGGTGTATATCTTGGTCCCTGGGTGAATTCTGAATTTTTGGCTGCTTTCTTAGCTAGTTTTGTATCCTATTCGGCATTTTCTGCAAAGTACAAACTTCTAGCATAg
- the LOC140668800 gene encoding proteasome assembly chaperone 2, producing MIKLMQDINLENYTLILPSVAVGNVGQLSVDLLISNLNLQKIGQIFSAAFVPIVGANAYHESSNELITAIDIYAGVKEGIVVVQIRSPYVGELAEFFDQLARFVAERKIAKVIILASSYDYTKRDIQPHHLKLRYIASSGIQSESGQLFDELNWISHKPKITSDTREEGKLQIPGGGFAKSIFNFLSQANIPCAILFKFCSEGDNIADAIALVCYLNQWIHLLETNSGSNLKYPPSWKHLFGKPPPCDIY from the exons atgattaaattaatgcaggatattaatttggaaaattatacCCTTATTTTGCCATCGGTGGCGGTTGGAAACGTCGGACAACTGTCCGTCGACCTGCTTATTTCGAATCTTAACCTTCAAAAAATTGGCCAGATCTTTAGCGCGGCGTTTGTGCCTATCGTCGGCGCAAACGCTTATCACGAATCCTCGAACGAGCTTATCACCGCGATCGACATCTACGCGGGAGTCAAGGAAGGCATCGTCGTCGTGCAGATCCGGTCGCCGTATGTGGGAGAGCTGGCCGAATTTTTCGACCAACTGGCGCGATTCGTCGCTGAAAGAAAGATAGCTAAA GTAATAATTCTTGCGAGCAGTTACGACTATACAAAGAGAGATATCCAGCCACATCATCTGAAATTGAGGTACATCGCTTCCTCCGGTATACAATCAGAGAGTGGTCAGCTTTTTGATGAGCTCAATTGGATTTCACACAAACCAAAAATCACGTCTGATACAAGAGAAGAGGGAAAGTTACAAATACCAGGAGGTGGATTTGCAAAGAGTAtctttaactttttatcaCAAGCCAATATTCCTTGTGCCATCTTGTTTAAATTCTGTTCCGAGGGAGACAATATCGCTGATGCGATAGCTTTAGTATGCTACTTAAATCAATGGATACACTTGTTAGAAACAAATAGTGGTAGTAATTTAAAGTATCCACCATCTTGGAAACACTTATTTGGGAAACCGCCGCCATGTgacatatattaa